The following coding sequences are from one Rhineura floridana isolate rRhiFlo1 chromosome 2, rRhiFlo1.hap2, whole genome shotgun sequence window:
- the GJD2 gene encoding gap junction delta-2 protein — translation MGEWTILERLLEAAVQQHSTMIGRILLTVVVIFRILIVAIVGETVYDDEQTMFVCNTLQPGCNQACYDQAFPISHIRYWVFQIIMVCTPSLCFITYSVHQSAKQRERRYSTVFLTLDRDQDSMKREDSKKIKNTIVNGVLQNTENSTKEAEPDCLEVKEIPNPAIRTTKSKMRRQEGISRFYIIQVVFRNALEIGFLVGQYFLYGFNVPSMYECDRYPCIKEVECYVSRPTEKTVFLVFMFAVSGICVVLNLAELNHLGWRKIKMAVRGVQAKRKSIYEIRNKDLPRMSMPNFGRTQSSDSAYV, via the exons ATGGGGGAATGGACCATCCTAGAGAGACTCCTCGAAGCCGCCGTCCAGCAGCATTCCACTATGATAGGCAG GATTCTGCTGACTGTGGTGGTGATCTTCAGGATTCTTATTGTGGCCATTGTAGGAGAAACTGTTTACGATGATGAACAGACTATGTTTGTATGCAACACCTTGCAGCCAGGCTGCAACCAGGCATGTTACGACCAAGCATTTCCTATTTCTCACATTAGATACTGGGTATTTCAGATCATCATGGTGTGCACCCCTAGTCTCTGCTTTATAACATACTCTGTTCACCAATCTGCGAAACAGAGGGAAAGGAGGTACTCCACTGTCTTCCTCACTCTGGACAGAGATCAGGACTCTATGAAACGGGAGGATAGTAAGAAGATCAAGAATACCATTGTCAATGGGGTGCTGCAGAACACTGAGAACTCCACCAAGGAGGCAGAACCTGACTGCTTGGAAGTAAAGGAAATCCCCAACCCAGCTATCAGAACAACAAAGTCAAAGATGAGGCGGCAAGAAGGCATCTCTAGATTTTATATCATCCAGGTGGTTTTCAGAAATGCTCTGGAGATTGGATTTTTGGTGGGGCAGTATTTCCTGTATGGATTCAATGTCCCATCCATGTATGAATGTGATAGGTATCCTTGCATTAAGGAAGTGGAATGCTATGTCTCGAGGCCCACTGAGAAGACAGTCTTCTTGGTCTTCATGTTTGCTGTGAGTGGTATTTGTGTGGTGCTCAACTTGGCTGAACTGAATCATTTGGGCTGGAGAAAGATCAAAATGGCTGTGAGGGGAGTGCAAGCAAAACGGAAATCAATATATGAAATCAGGAACAAGGACCTGCCACGTATGAGTATGCCTAACTTTGGCAGGACTCAGTCTAGTGACTCCGCTTATGTCTGA